The Flexivirga oryzae genome has a segment encoding these proteins:
- a CDS encoding glucodextranase DOMON-like domain-containing protein translates to MSRTARLALGFGTAVVAALGLLAPYTPAHAETTAAPGGPGTLSRFDLARKDCVGTSAGGSKVWYTVANGVLSDVYEPTIDNSNVQSLQYVVTDGRTFTDLQSRDLTYTVSADPTGMTCTVTATSTRGYRLTTTYVTDPARDSVVMHTRLSATRGSRLDVGRLSVYARLDAHVNGNGGGGTANGGADTGTVAGGVPVVQDTGTVSQAVNRTYAVPTFMALTTAHPGAASVGYAGTGSDGLTGLDSTHRLGTTYSSAPDGHVVATEDVTPRHGQDITLSLGFGRTQQGAVDTARRSVSRAFPAVAAAYTNTWRAYDRRLKQPARSATAKQRAAYWLSANVLKASEDKTFAGATVASLASPWGQAVSAGDLVGGEPVYFGSYREVFARDLYETTTGFLADGDVASARAATRFLFDKQQQAAGNMPRNSLLNGKSAPDTGGDQLDETAYPILMAYLTGLGSDRSLFTDHIKPAANYLVAHGPWTSGERWEEQSGYSPSTIAAEIAGLTAAATIAQRQGDTADAQLWQATADHFERTVKDLTVTTNGPYSDSPYFIRLSKNGDPDSAYTYNLGNGGPDLDQRAVVDGGFQDLVRLGVLSPTDADVRNSLKVLDKQISQSTATGTGYYRYGNDASLGTADGYGDCAKPSQTSCSTPGEPWPTTDTGSGGVWPVLSGERAESALATGDRSLATSQLDFMLDSASGVGLVPEQVWTAGDLAASPYGTDPTTASIGFRNGHATGSAAPLTWAQAQLLRLMTDVWSNSITDRPAITTRRYVAHGAPGNVPVTITSPTAGSTVSGTVTVTGTTTPGAKVVAATAGTDTGTYAAPVSTTAGADGSYSLSVPVGFGTDVITVTSRTAAGTGYAQVSVTGDLVGGTSVLDVTDPTGDDNGPGTYQYPTASDFVAGSYDITRFQVLTQGDTVYLRTTLRDLTPTFGSLMGAQLLDVYVQRPGVTPTSTSAAYASRNYSLTTGSAWNERLEVQGFASPVWVDAGGNTVGSVSAVVASQANKTITIALPAAQFGTPTSGWVFSVALAGQDGYSADQARAFTATPGGYSFGVCASGDTVPICSADPNTVPKVMDVIAPSGTDQAAELDPEHGPVAVEGVTVP, encoded by the coding sequence ATGTCTCGTACCGCACGTCTCGCGCTCGGCTTCGGCACGGCCGTCGTTGCTGCGCTCGGTCTCCTGGCGCCGTACACGCCGGCGCACGCGGAGACCACCGCGGCACCGGGTGGCCCCGGCACCCTCAGCCGGTTCGACCTGGCACGCAAGGACTGCGTCGGCACCTCGGCCGGCGGCTCGAAGGTCTGGTACACCGTCGCGAACGGAGTGCTGTCGGACGTCTACGAGCCCACCATCGACAACTCGAACGTGCAGTCGTTGCAGTACGTCGTGACCGACGGCAGGACGTTCACCGACCTGCAGAGCCGCGACCTGACCTACACGGTCTCCGCCGACCCGACGGGTATGACGTGCACGGTCACCGCGACGAGCACACGCGGTTACCGGCTCACCACGACGTACGTGACCGACCCGGCCCGCGACTCGGTGGTGATGCACACGCGGCTCTCGGCGACACGTGGTTCACGACTCGATGTCGGCAGGCTGTCGGTGTACGCCCGTCTCGACGCGCACGTGAACGGCAACGGCGGTGGCGGCACGGCCAACGGCGGAGCGGACACCGGAACCGTCGCCGGCGGGGTCCCGGTCGTCCAGGACACGGGCACCGTCAGTCAGGCGGTCAACCGGACGTATGCCGTGCCGACCTTCATGGCGCTGACCACGGCACACCCGGGTGCGGCATCCGTCGGGTATGCCGGCACCGGCTCCGACGGGCTGACCGGTCTCGACTCCACGCACCGGCTCGGCACGACGTACTCCAGCGCACCGGACGGGCACGTCGTCGCGACCGAGGACGTCACCCCGCGGCACGGGCAGGACATCACGCTCTCCCTCGGCTTCGGCCGCACCCAGCAGGGCGCGGTCGACACCGCGCGCCGGTCGGTGTCGCGGGCCTTCCCCGCCGTGGCGGCTGCATACACCAACACCTGGCGCGCCTACGACCGGCGGCTGAAGCAGCCCGCGCGGTCGGCCACCGCGAAGCAGCGCGCGGCGTACTGGCTGTCCGCCAACGTGCTGAAGGCGAGCGAGGACAAGACGTTCGCAGGTGCGACGGTCGCCTCCCTGGCCAGCCCGTGGGGGCAAGCCGTCAGCGCCGGCGACCTGGTGGGCGGCGAACCGGTCTACTTCGGGTCCTACCGCGAGGTGTTCGCGCGGGACCTCTACGAGACGACCACCGGTTTCCTCGCCGACGGCGACGTCGCGTCGGCGCGGGCGGCGACGCGCTTCCTCTTCGACAAGCAGCAGCAGGCCGCCGGCAACATGCCGCGCAACTCGTTGCTCAACGGCAAGTCCGCTCCGGACACCGGCGGCGACCAGTTGGACGAGACCGCCTACCCGATCCTGATGGCCTACCTGACCGGGCTCGGGTCGGACCGGTCGCTGTTCACCGACCACATCAAGCCGGCCGCGAACTACCTGGTGGCGCACGGGCCGTGGACCTCCGGTGAGCGCTGGGAGGAGCAGTCGGGCTACTCCCCGTCGACCATCGCCGCGGAGATCGCCGGGCTCACCGCCGCCGCGACCATCGCCCAGCGCCAGGGCGACACGGCGGACGCCCAGCTGTGGCAGGCGACCGCCGACCACTTCGAGCGGACCGTGAAGGACCTGACGGTCACCACGAACGGCCCCTACAGCGACAGCCCGTACTTCATCCGGCTCTCCAAGAACGGTGACCCGGACTCGGCATACACCTACAACCTCGGCAACGGCGGGCCCGACCTCGACCAGCGGGCGGTCGTCGACGGCGGCTTCCAGGACCTGGTGCGGCTGGGCGTGTTGAGCCCGACCGACGCCGACGTCCGCAACTCGTTGAAGGTGCTCGACAAGCAGATCTCGCAGTCCACCGCGACCGGGACCGGCTACTACCGGTACGGCAACGACGCGTCACTGGGCACCGCGGACGGGTACGGCGACTGCGCTAAACCGTCCCAGACCTCGTGCAGCACCCCGGGCGAGCCGTGGCCGACCACCGACACGGGCAGCGGCGGCGTCTGGCCGGTGCTGTCCGGCGAGCGCGCCGAGTCCGCGCTGGCGACCGGCGACCGGTCATTGGCGACCTCGCAGCTGGACTTCATGCTCGACTCGGCCAGCGGGGTCGGGCTGGTGCCGGAGCAGGTGTGGACCGCGGGCGACCTGGCAGCGTCACCGTACGGCACTGACCCGACGACGGCGTCGATCGGCTTCCGCAACGGGCACGCGACCGGGTCCGCGGCACCGCTGACCTGGGCGCAGGCGCAGTTGCTGCGGCTGATGACCGACGTGTGGAGCAACTCGATCACCGACCGGCCGGCCATCACCACCCGGCGGTATGTCGCACACGGCGCACCCGGCAACGTGCCGGTGACGATCACGTCACCGACGGCCGGTTCGACGGTGAGCGGCACGGTCACCGTGACCGGCACCACCACCCCCGGCGCGAAGGTCGTCGCCGCCACGGCCGGCACCGACACGGGGACGTATGCGGCGCCGGTCTCGACCACCGCGGGTGCGGACGGCTCCTACAGCCTCTCGGTGCCGGTGGGCTTCGGCACCGATGTCATCACGGTGACGTCGAGAACGGCTGCGGGCACCGGGTACGCACAGGTGTCGGTGACCGGTGACCTGGTCGGCGGCACGTCGGTGCTCGACGTGACCGACCCGACCGGGGACGACAACGGGCCGGGCACCTACCAGTACCCGACCGCCTCCGACTTCGTCGCGGGCTCGTACGACATCACCCGGTTCCAGGTGCTCACCCAGGGCGACACGGTCTATCTGCGGACCACCCTGCGTGACCTGACGCCGACGTTCGGCAGCCTGATGGGTGCGCAACTGCTCGACGTCTACGTGCAGCGGCCGGGCGTCACGCCGACCTCCACGTCGGCGGCGTACGCGAGCCGGAACTACTCGCTGACCACCGGCAGCGCATGGAACGAGCGGCTCGAGGTGCAGGGCTTCGCCTCCCCGGTGTGGGTGGATGCCGGTGGCAACACCGTCGGCTCCGTCTCCGCGGTGGTCGCGTCCCAGGCGAACAAGACGATCACCATCGCGCTGCCGGCCGCCCAGTTCGGCACGCCGACGTCGGGCTGGGTCTTCTCGGTCGCGCTGGCCGGTCAGGACGGCTACAGCGCCGACCAGGCGCGTGCGTTCACCGCCACCCCGGGCGGGTACTCCTTCGGGGTGTGCGCGTCGGGCGACACCGTCCCGATCTGCTCGGCCGACCCGAACACGGTGCCCAAGGTGATGGACGTCATCGCCCCGTCCGGGACGGACCAGGCCGCCGAGCTCGACCCGGAGCACGGCCCTGTCGCGGTGGAGGGTGTGACGGTCCCGTAA
- the erpA gene encoding iron-sulfur cluster insertion protein ErpA, producing MSVDTNAASTTDTHGVTLTDVAASKVKSLLEQEGRDDLRLRVGVQPGGCSGLVYQLYFDERSLDGDLVRDFDGVEVVVDRMSAPYLEGATIDFADTIEKQGFTIDNPNAGSSCACGDSFS from the coding sequence ATGAGCGTCGACACCAATGCTGCTTCGACCACCGACACCCACGGCGTCACCCTGACCGACGTCGCCGCGTCCAAGGTCAAGAGCCTGCTCGAACAGGAGGGCCGCGACGATCTGCGGCTGCGCGTGGGCGTCCAGCCCGGCGGCTGCTCGGGCCTGGTCTACCAGCTCTACTTCGACGAGCGTTCGCTCGACGGTGACCTGGTCCGCGACTTCGACGGTGTCGAGGTCGTCGTCGACCGGATGAGCGCCCCCTACCTCGAGGGCGCCACGATCGACTTCGCCGACACCATCGAGAAGCAGGGCTTCACGATCGACAACCCCAACGCCGGCAGCTCCTGCGCCTGCGGCGACAGCTTCAGCTGA
- a CDS encoding glycerate kinase — protein MITPGTREMTYDTDGSFGSEPRVLAALLAWMAWAAAVLVGLGVLGDPAVAQDFETGSHTRSTGGALLAIPLLYLAALVLGCVSVTKPSTGRTISFVVLLCVGALRATDPVRHGPGLTPPRRPRRASHTLVAVTMRVLLCSDRWGPLPATDVTSAIAAGWHDRQPGAEVLPLPFSSGGTGFVDCLAASLPATPDEVWRLRADTTDYLDGGLLTPDGDSGPLGSAIATSIDDGARRIVIGIGEADGVDGGAGLIHSLGGSADLREALPRAAERTRGVRLVAAYRGDTPLLGLKGASASAVGTLGWTRQQAQDHERRIGEFADNVRRILPPRTDLLSGRTPRLDLEPGSGAGGGAGFALAAIGARLLPGADVFADAVGLRDRVAGADLVVVGTQVFDWRSLGYDTVATVVEAAVDDATPAILLAHEVEVGRRETMSLGASAAYGIVDPRSLRSREDTDLLTGLTALARRVAGTWSAV, from the coding sequence ATGATCACTCCAGGCACCCGGGAAATGACGTACGACACCGACGGCTCGTTCGGCTCCGAACCGCGCGTCCTGGCCGCGCTCCTCGCCTGGATGGCGTGGGCGGCGGCCGTGTTGGTGGGACTCGGTGTGCTGGGCGACCCGGCGGTGGCCCAGGACTTCGAGACCGGCAGCCACACCCGTTCGACCGGTGGAGCCCTGCTCGCCATACCACTGCTCTACCTGGCGGCACTCGTGCTGGGTTGCGTGTCCGTCACCAAACCGAGCACCGGACGCACGATCTCGTTCGTCGTGCTGCTCTGTGTCGGCGCTCTCCGTGCCACTGACCCTGTTCGCCATGGCCCTGGCTTGACACCGCCTCGTCGCCCCCGACGCGCATCGCACACACTGGTTGCCGTGACGATGCGCGTTCTCCTGTGCAGTGACCGTTGGGGACCACTACCCGCGACCGACGTCACGTCCGCGATCGCCGCGGGCTGGCATGACCGGCAGCCGGGCGCCGAGGTGCTCCCGCTGCCGTTCTCCTCCGGAGGCACCGGGTTCGTCGACTGCCTGGCGGCGTCCCTGCCGGCCACCCCGGACGAGGTATGGCGGCTGCGCGCCGACACCACCGACTACCTCGACGGTGGACTGCTGACCCCGGACGGCGACTCGGGTCCCCTCGGGTCCGCGATCGCCACGTCGATCGACGACGGTGCCCGCCGCATCGTGATCGGCATCGGCGAGGCGGACGGTGTGGACGGCGGCGCCGGACTGATCCACTCCCTCGGCGGCAGCGCGGACCTGCGGGAGGCGTTGCCGCGCGCCGCCGAGCGCACCCGCGGCGTGCGACTCGTCGCGGCATACCGGGGGGACACCCCGCTGCTGGGACTCAAAGGAGCCTCCGCGTCGGCGGTCGGAACCCTCGGCTGGACCAGGCAGCAGGCCCAGGACCACGAGCGCCGCATCGGCGAGTTCGCCGACAACGTCCGTCGGATCCTGCCCCCGCGCACCGACCTGCTGAGCGGCAGGACGCCACGACTCGACCTCGAACCGGGCAGCGGCGCCGGCGGGGGAGCCGGGTTCGCACTGGCCGCCATCGGTGCCCGGCTGCTGCCCGGTGCGGACGTCTTCGCCGACGCCGTCGGACTCCGGGACCGGGTCGCCGGCGCGGATCTGGTCGTCGTCGGGACCCAGGTCTTCGACTGGCGCAGCCTCGGCTACGACACGGTGGCCACCGTCGTCGAGGCCGCCGTCGACGACGCGACCCCCGCCATCCTGCTCGCCCACGAGGTCGAGGTCGGCCGCCGCGAAACCATGTCACTCGGCGCGTCCGCGGCATACGGCATCGTCGACCCGCGCAGCCTGCGCAGCCGCGAGGACACCGACCTGCTCACCGGTCTGACCGCACTGGCGCGCCGCGTGGCGGGCACCTGGTCGGCGGTATGA
- a CDS encoding M50 family metallopeptidase, which yields MTATTPAPDERVTALLALVALGCIAWAPVWRVTRHVVTVVHEGGHGVVALLVGRRLSGIRLHSDSSGLTVSRGRPTGPGMVLTLLAGYLGPSVLGLLVAAGIHSGHAVGTLWLLLIALALLLLQIRNLYGLWVVLVSGAALFAVTRWLDPTTQTAVAQTMCSFLLLAGPWSLVDLQRSRRAGVARRSDPDQLARITRVPGTAWWVLMLLVSLVCLAGGGMLLIRA from the coding sequence GTGACGGCGACGACGCCCGCGCCGGACGAGCGGGTCACCGCGTTGCTCGCGCTGGTCGCGCTCGGCTGCATCGCCTGGGCCCCGGTATGGCGCGTGACGCGTCACGTGGTCACGGTCGTCCACGAGGGCGGCCACGGCGTGGTGGCGCTGCTGGTGGGGCGGCGGTTGTCCGGCATACGACTGCACTCGGACAGCTCCGGGTTGACCGTCTCGCGGGGCAGGCCGACCGGTCCCGGGATGGTGCTGACCCTCCTCGCCGGTTATCTCGGCCCGTCAGTGCTCGGGCTGCTCGTCGCGGCCGGCATACACAGCGGCCATGCCGTCGGCACGCTCTGGCTGTTGCTGATCGCGCTGGCGTTGCTGCTGCTGCAGATCCGCAACCTCTACGGGCTGTGGGTCGTCCTGGTGAGCGGCGCCGCGCTGTTCGCGGTGACCCGTTGGCTGGACCCGACCACCCAGACCGCCGTCGCGCAGACGATGTGCAGTTTCCTGCTGCTGGCGGGGCCGTGGTCGCTGGTCGACCTGCAACGCAGCAGGCGTGCCGGGGTCGCGCGGCGCTCCGATCCCGACCAACTCGCGCGGATCACCCGGGTGCCGGGCACCGCCTGGTGGGTGCTGATGCTGCTGGTCTCACTGGTCTGCCTGGCCGGCGGCGGCATGCTGCTCATCCGCGCCTGA
- a CDS encoding nucleoside hydrolase, protein MQSIPVVMDVDTGVDDACALLLAALHPQLRLVAVSCVGGNTDVDQVTRNTLAVLEIAGRTDVPVARGAQRPLIEHAVHARHVHGDDGMGDLGWARTDREPDARHAVELLRDVLTTAEEPITLVPTAPMTNIALLVRTYPEALRGIGRIVFMGGAARQGNATASAEFNVFHDPEATAIVLDAAAEQGIPVTMYGLDVFYGPAVTRAEAAALAASGQGDAARLAGELVGFQCERFGSEQATIGDAGAVCAVIDPDGISTTPLPVRVELAGSWSRGRTIVDTRDWSGDREHDPAGRADAVVDVALEVDARRYADLWLRTVGGTPA, encoded by the coding sequence ATGCAGAGCATCCCGGTGGTGATGGACGTCGACACGGGTGTCGACGACGCGTGCGCGTTGTTGCTGGCCGCGCTGCACCCGCAGCTGCGGCTCGTCGCGGTCAGCTGCGTCGGTGGCAACACCGACGTCGACCAGGTCACCCGGAACACGTTGGCAGTGTTGGAGATCGCGGGGCGCACGGATGTGCCGGTGGCCCGCGGCGCCCAACGCCCGCTCATCGAGCATGCCGTCCATGCGCGGCACGTGCACGGCGACGACGGGATGGGCGACCTCGGGTGGGCGCGCACCGATCGCGAACCCGACGCCCGGCACGCGGTCGAGCTGTTGCGTGACGTGCTCACCACGGCGGAGGAGCCGATCACCCTGGTGCCGACGGCACCGATGACCAACATCGCGCTGCTGGTCCGCACCTACCCCGAGGCGTTGCGCGGCATCGGCCGGATCGTCTTCATGGGTGGCGCTGCACGTCAGGGCAACGCTACGGCGTCCGCGGAGTTCAACGTGTTCCACGATCCGGAGGCGACGGCGATCGTGCTGGACGCGGCCGCTGAGCAGGGCATACCCGTGACGATGTACGGGCTCGACGTCTTCTACGGGCCGGCGGTGACCCGCGCCGAGGCCGCGGCCCTCGCCGCAAGCGGTCAGGGCGACGCCGCGCGACTGGCCGGGGAACTCGTCGGGTTCCAGTGCGAGCGCTTCGGATCCGAGCAGGCGACGATCGGGGACGCGGGCGCGGTGTGCGCCGTCATCGACCCCGACGGGATCTCCACGACGCCCCTGCCGGTGCGTGTCGAACTCGCCGGGTCGTGGTCGCGCGGGCGGACGATCGTCGACACCCGCGACTGGAGCGGTGACCGCGAGCACGACCCGGCCGGCCGCGCGGACGCCGTCGTCGACGTCGCGCTCGAGGTCGACGCCCGCCGGTACGCCGACCTGTGGCTGCGCACGGTGGGCGGCACCCCGGCGTGA
- a CDS encoding DUF2330 domain-containing protein has protein sequence MGKWCVRRAAQFVVTAFLATIGLIAVTPPASACACGGVVNPPGETTAVTQETALITRHGGQETIVMSLSARSDATKAGLLVPTPKPATPALADRSVFTDLSEQTTPRQRTRHHLFGPPVLFGGTDDSSANGAAPQSAAPTGVHVLSAVDLGPLRAVSLTAGNAGDLHTWLDKHGFVMSRRFEALVTPYLDKGWAFTAMTLTPKGKSLSGDLPPVSLRFASDKLVYPMRMSRGAKETQRVTTYVLADHRVARTDPTARQGDLRTTYADRVDTSKLTSPTLQQLAVGEPWLTEMSQVFDDPGAQVRSDFTFTSAAHDTPVVSYYYTDDYLIPGDIAVLLVILLGAVAGGVATFVIRRRATPVTA, from the coding sequence ATGGGCAAGTGGTGTGTGCGGCGGGCGGCGCAGTTCGTGGTGACCGCGTTCCTCGCGACGATCGGACTGATCGCGGTCACGCCACCGGCGAGCGCGTGCGCCTGCGGCGGGGTCGTCAACCCGCCCGGCGAGACGACCGCGGTGACGCAGGAGACTGCGCTGATCACCCGGCACGGTGGCCAGGAGACCATCGTGATGTCGTTGTCCGCCCGGTCCGACGCGACCAAGGCGGGGTTGTTGGTCCCCACCCCGAAGCCGGCGACGCCGGCGCTGGCCGACCGAAGTGTGTTCACCGACCTCTCCGAGCAGACGACACCCCGTCAACGCACCCGGCACCACCTGTTCGGACCGCCGGTGCTCTTCGGTGGGACCGACGACAGCTCCGCGAACGGCGCCGCGCCGCAGAGCGCGGCACCCACTGGTGTGCACGTCCTCTCGGCGGTCGACCTCGGACCGCTCCGTGCGGTCAGCCTGACGGCCGGCAACGCCGGCGATCTGCACACCTGGTTGGACAAGCACGGTTTCGTGATGTCACGGCGGTTCGAGGCGCTGGTCACGCCATACCTCGACAAGGGCTGGGCGTTCACGGCCATGACGCTGACCCCGAAGGGCAAGTCCTTGTCCGGCGACCTGCCTCCGGTCAGTCTGCGTTTTGCCAGCGACAAGCTGGTGTACCCGATGCGGATGTCGCGTGGCGCCAAGGAGACGCAGCGGGTCACCACCTACGTGCTCGCGGACCATCGGGTCGCGCGCACCGACCCGACGGCCCGGCAGGGCGACCTGCGCACCACGTACGCCGACCGGGTGGACACCTCGAAGCTGACCTCGCCGACCCTCCAACAGCTCGCCGTCGGGGAACCCTGGTTGACCGAGATGTCGCAGGTGTTCGACGACCCCGGGGCGCAGGTGCGCAGCGACTTCACCTTCACCAGCGCCGCGCACGACACCCCGGTGGTCAGCTACTACTACACCGACGACTACCTGATCCCCGGTGACATCGCCGTGCTGCTGGTCATCCTGCTCGGGGCCGTTGCCGGTGGTGTCGCCACCTTCGTGATCCGCCGCCGCGCAACGCCCGTCACCGCCTGA
- a CDS encoding glutathione S-transferase family protein yields the protein MAEGSYVEASYERDTRYINDRITRDGADGWPVEPGRYRLVAARACPWASRAIMVRRLLGLEDAISLGLCGPTHDSDSWTFDLDDGGLDPVLGIPRLKDAYEKRFPAYPRGITVPAIVDVPSGGVVTNDFAQLTLDFVTEWTDHQRDGAPDLWPVALREEMAPVMHRIYTEVNNGVYRCGFAGTQDAYDAAYERLFTALDWLEERLAGQRYLMGEHLTCADVRLFTTLVRFDPVYHGHFKCNRQKLDQFPALWAYARDLFQTPGFGDTVDFVQIKQHYYRVHRDVNPTGIVPLGPDLTNWLEPHDRASLGGSPFGDGTAPGAIAPAERVPEANNPAVGPDGQLRA from the coding sequence ATGGCAGAGGGCAGCTACGTCGAAGCGAGCTACGAGCGGGACACGCGCTACATCAACGACCGCATCACCCGCGACGGCGCGGACGGCTGGCCGGTGGAGCCGGGGCGTTACCGCCTGGTCGCCGCCCGTGCCTGCCCCTGGGCGAGCCGGGCGATCATGGTGCGCCGGTTGCTCGGGTTGGAGGATGCGATCTCGCTCGGGCTGTGCGGGCCGACGCACGACTCCGACAGCTGGACGTTCGATCTCGACGACGGCGGGCTGGACCCGGTCCTTGGGATCCCGCGGCTGAAGGACGCCTACGAGAAGCGGTTCCCGGCATATCCGCGCGGCATCACCGTCCCGGCGATCGTCGACGTCCCGTCCGGCGGGGTCGTGACCAACGACTTCGCGCAGCTCACCCTGGATTTCGTCACCGAGTGGACCGACCACCAGCGCGACGGCGCACCCGACCTGTGGCCGGTCGCGTTGCGCGAGGAGATGGCGCCGGTGATGCACCGCATCTACACCGAGGTCAACAACGGTGTCTACCGGTGCGGTTTCGCCGGCACCCAGGACGCGTACGACGCGGCATACGAACGGCTCTTCACCGCGCTCGACTGGCTGGAGGAGCGGCTCGCCGGGCAGCGTTACCTGATGGGGGAGCACCTCACTTGCGCCGACGTGCGGTTGTTCACCACCCTGGTGCGGTTCGACCCCGTCTATCACGGCCACTTCAAGTGCAACCGGCAGAAGCTCGACCAGTTCCCGGCGCTGTGGGCGTATGCGCGAGACCTGTTCCAGACACCGGGATTCGGCGACACGGTCGACTTCGTGCAGATCAAACAGCACTACTACCGGGTGCACCGCGACGTGAACCCGACCGGCATCGTGCCGCTCGGGCCGGACCTGACGAACTGGCTGGAGCCGCACGACCGCGCATCGCTCGGCGGGTCACCGTTCGGTGACGGCACCGCGCCGGGTGCGATCGCGCCGGCCGAGCGCGTGCCGGAGGCGAACAACCCTGCGGTCGGCCCGGACGGACAGCTGCGCGCCTGA
- a CDS encoding nucleotidyltransferase domain-containing protein — MTFAPAVGDAIAPLPGGYADVLDRVVTALEADPRVVALWLSGSIGRGVADAGSDLDLIVTVADREADDVVAAGAATWAFLAPVVSLEMRGLPGSFALTTPEGLRVDVVLERELEVAETPYRHRVPVFDRRRTPTPVPAADEEHRGPQVATMEAVATEFARQLAIFPDAVVARGDWLLGQEAVHNYRTFLYQLYVESNQPLPPMGVKQWSAKLTAAQRDRLAALPSPAAEKTSVIDAMRQVTRVLRTEGRALVEGAGGAWPQAAVDAGLARWRAWGLD; from the coding sequence ATGACTTTTGCCCCGGCGGTCGGCGACGCGATCGCGCCGCTGCCCGGTGGGTATGCCGACGTCCTCGACCGGGTCGTCACGGCGCTCGAGGCCGACCCTCGCGTGGTCGCGCTGTGGCTCAGCGGGTCGATCGGTCGCGGCGTGGCTGATGCCGGCAGTGACCTCGACCTGATCGTCACGGTCGCGGACCGGGAGGCCGACGACGTCGTCGCTGCCGGCGCTGCGACCTGGGCGTTCCTCGCTCCGGTGGTCAGTCTCGAGATGCGTGGACTGCCAGGGAGTTTCGCGCTGACCACGCCCGAGGGCCTGCGCGTCGACGTCGTGCTGGAGCGGGAGCTGGAGGTCGCGGAGACGCCCTACCGGCACCGGGTGCCCGTCTTCGACCGGCGCCGCACGCCGACGCCTGTTCCGGCCGCGGACGAGGAGCACCGTGGTCCGCAGGTCGCGACGATGGAGGCGGTCGCGACCGAGTTCGCCCGGCAGCTGGCGATCTTCCCGGACGCCGTCGTCGCACGCGGCGACTGGTTGCTCGGTCAGGAGGCGGTGCACAACTACCGCACGTTCCTCTACCAGCTGTATGTCGAGTCCAACCAGCCGTTACCGCCCATGGGTGTCAAGCAGTGGTCGGCGAAATTGACTGCGGCACAACGTGATCGGCTCGCGGCGCTCCCATCGCCCGCTGCCGAGAAGACGTCCGTGATCGACGCCATGCGGCAGGTGACCCGGGTGCTGCGGACCGAGGGGCGTGCGCTGGTGGAGGGTGCTGGCGGCGCGTGGCCGCAGGCCGCGGTCGACGCGGGGCTGGCCCGCTGGCGGGCCTGGGGCCTGGACTGA